A region of Sulfurimonas sp. DNA encodes the following proteins:
- a CDS encoding 5-formyltetrahydrofolate cyclo-ligase: MPLTKSIFRKNCIKKIKNTPKESRYYRNAMINRRLMFELKNVKNAKILFYYPLEFEADIRKALNKMRKNCEILIPFMQDSSFKIVPFRLPLKRKNFGIYEAGNTIKNINKIDIAIVPAVGVATSKDGRLQRVGFGKGMYDRFFAKLKKRPYTIFIQPEICFTKEDICDSYDIACDLLLTPKIAIRPKRYVG, from the coding sequence ATGCCTCTTACAAAATCGATATTTAGAAAAAATTGTATAAAAAAAATAAAAAATACTCCCAAAGAGAGTAGATATTATCGTAATGCAATGATAAATAGACGATTGATGTTTGAACTTAAAAATGTTAAAAATGCAAAAATACTATTTTATTACCCTTTAGAATTTGAAGCAGATATAAGAAAAGCACTTAACAAAATGCGTAAAAATTGTGAAATATTGATACCATTTATGCAAGATTCAAGTTTTAAGATAGTACCATTTAGATTACCGCTCAAAAGAAAGAATTTTGGAATTTATGAAGCGGGAAATACGATAAAAAATATAAATAAAATTGATATAGCCATAGTACCTGCGGTTGGTGTTGCGACTAGCAAAGATGGTAGATTACAAAGAGTAGGATTTGGAAAAGGAATGTATGATCGTTTCTTTGCAAAGTTAAAAAAAAGACCATACACAATTTTTATACAACCAGAAATTTGTTTTACTAAAGAAGATATTTGCGATTCATATGATATCGCGTGTGATTTACTATTGACACCCAAAATTGCTATAAGACCCAAACGGTATGTTGGTTAG
- the rny gene encoding ribonuclease Y produces the protein MNEVLLGGSIATVSGLIGFFISKKITNANFDIYVDKAKAKASAIENEAQHLLHKSNLKSKEIELEATKHYENAKDRAKADLHQREDDVIRKENSFKRYKQSEDKRINTEAKTIQAKKIDLQRNEKLLKSLKDKYERKIDEALHAIEHSAGMTQDEAKDVLLKKIEEKSRGDIAHIVRRYEIQAKEEAKKKANYILAVATSRFAGDFASERLTSLVHLDNDELKGRIIGKEGRNIKALETLMGVDIIIDDTPNAILVSSFNLYRRAIATKTLKLLIEDGRIQPARIEDIFSKVNEEFEAGILSEGEEIVANMDIGVMHPELMKLIGKLRYRASYGQNALAHTLEVSHLSGLMVGEMGGDVRLAKRAGLLHDIGKSLTHEHDGNHVDLGANLCSRYDEHSVVINAIYAHHGHEDINSIECAAVCAADALSAARPGARREVLESFLKRVTQIEEIASEHSGVKQAYAINAGREVRVIVNATLVNDDESVLLSGEIAKEIEEKVQYPGEIKVNVIRESRAVQYAK, from the coding sequence ATAAATGAAGTTCTGCTAGGTGGCTCAATAGCCACTGTGAGTGGGCTTATTGGATTTTTCATCTCTAAAAAAATTACTAATGCTAATTTTGATATTTACGTAGATAAGGCAAAGGCAAAAGCAAGTGCTATCGAAAATGAAGCACAACATCTTTTACATAAGTCAAACCTCAAATCAAAAGAGATTGAGTTAGAAGCTACAAAACATTATGAGAATGCAAAAGACAGAGCAAAGGCAGATTTACATCAAAGAGAAGATGATGTAATTAGAAAAGAAAATAGTTTTAAGCGTTATAAACAGAGTGAAGATAAGAGAATAAATACCGAAGCTAAAACTATCCAAGCAAAAAAAATAGATTTGCAAAGAAATGAGAAATTACTAAAATCTTTAAAAGATAAATATGAAAGAAAAATAGATGAAGCCTTACATGCGATAGAGCATAGTGCTGGCATGACACAAGATGAAGCAAAAGATGTTTTACTTAAAAAAATAGAAGAAAAATCTCGTGGTGATATTGCTCATATAGTTAGGCGTTATGAAATACAAGCAAAAGAAGAGGCTAAGAAAAAAGCAAATTATATACTTGCAGTTGCGACAAGTCGTTTTGCAGGAGATTTTGCATCTGAGAGATTAACTTCTCTTGTGCATCTAGATAATGATGAGTTAAAAGGTAGAATCATTGGGAAGGAGGGTCGAAATATTAAAGCCCTTGAAACCTTAATGGGCGTTGATATTATTATTGATGATACACCAAATGCAATACTTGTAAGCAGTTTTAACCTTTATCGTCGTGCTATAGCAACTAAAACTTTAAAACTTTTAATAGAAGATGGACGAATTCAACCTGCTAGGATAGAGGATATTTTCTCTAAAGTAAATGAGGAGTTTGAAGCTGGAATCCTTAGTGAAGGTGAAGAAATAGTTGCCAATATGGATATCGGTGTTATGCATCCTGAGTTAATGAAGCTTATTGGAAAACTCAGGTATCGTGCAAGTTATGGACAAAATGCATTAGCTCATACGCTAGAAGTTTCACATCTGTCTGGTTTGATGGTTGGAGAAATGGGTGGAGATGTTAGACTGGCAAAAAGAGCAGGATTACTGCATGATATAGGAAAGTCTTTAACACATGAACATGATGGAAATCATGTCGATTTAGGTGCTAATTTATGCAGCCGTTATGATGAGCATAGTGTTGTTATAAATGCTATTTATGCTCATCATGGACATGAAGATATAAACTCCATAGAGTGTGCTGCAGTTTGTGCTGCAGATGCACTCTCAGCAGCTAGACCAGGAGCAAGACGAGAGGTATTAGAGAGTTTCTTAAAAAGAGTAACTCAAATAGAAGAGATAGCATCTGAGCATAGTGGAGTAAAACAAGCTTACGCAATAAATGCAGGTAGAGAAGTTCGTGTTATAGTAAATGCTACTCTTGTAAATGATGATGAGTCTGTACTACTTTCTGGTGAAATTGCAAAAGAGATAGAAGAAAAAGTTCAATATCCAGGTGAGATAAAAGTAAATGTTATACGAGAGAGTAGAGCAGTTCAATATGCTAAATAG
- a CDS encoding competence/damage-inducible protein A, which yields MSINFYALIIGTEILNARREDKHFKFVRDELKKYNEELFASFIVKDDKELMKKSFELIKSDKNSVLFSFGGIGSTPDDLTREVASEVFTRLPLVRHKKFEKDIIDRFKEKAYPNRIHMSDLPTDAKLLFNEINNMSGFSLNDRFFFTPGFPEMAHPMIKNVIKNICAKSKKKFRFTLLAKTSEDTLIGQMKLLPPSVELSSLPVFINKKPQVELSLCGYKEKEVKKYFELFINELKKFKVDYTLL from the coding sequence ATGAGTATTAATTTTTATGCTCTAATCATAGGAACTGAAATCTTAAATGCACGACGAGAAGATAAGCATTTTAAATTTGTTCGTGATGAATTAAAAAAATATAATGAAGAACTTTTTGCCTCTTTTATTGTAAAAGATGATAAAGAACTTATGAAAAAAAGTTTTGAGCTTATTAAATCCGATAAAAACTCTGTACTTTTTTCTTTTGGTGGTATAGGCTCTACTCCTGATGATTTAACAAGAGAAGTAGCATCTGAAGTTTTTACACGCTTACCTTTAGTACGTCATAAAAAGTTTGAGAAAGATATTATAGATAGGTTTAAAGAAAAAGCCTATCCAAATAGAATTCACATGTCAGATTTACCTACAGATGCTAAGCTACTTTTCAATGAAATAAACAATATGTCTGGCTTTTCTTTAAATGATAGATTTTTCTTCACTCCTGGATTTCCAGAAATGGCACACCCAATGATAAAGAATGTTATAAAAAATATATGTGCTAAAAGTAAAAAGAAGTTTAGGTTTACTCTACTTGCTAAGACAAGTGAAGATACACTCATAGGGCAAATGAAACTTTTACCACCAAGTGTTGAGTTATCATCTCTACCTGTTTTTATAAATAAAAAACCTCAAGTTGAACTTTCACTTTGTGGTTATAAAGAAAAAGAAGTTAAAAAGTATTTTGAACTATTTATAAATGAACTTAAAAAATTCAAAGTGGATTACACTCTACTTTGA
- a CDS encoding cation diffusion facilitator family transporter, producing MRLEKKATVVSTSVAGALVLMKMTVGILSGSIAVLASAIDSLLDLTVSLFNYFALNTAEKNADEQFNFGRNKIEPLAAVIEGTVISLSAIFILYEALVKIFHPREVAFMQSSIWVMLVSIFITFFLVMFLNYVAKKTKNMVIKADALHYKTDLFSNSAVLIALALISMTGEQLIDPVIGIGIAIFMIYSSIPIIKEGVLMLLDAALSQEDIENIENILTNQADITDYHFLQTRESGSHIFISVHAVFNVSISLYDAHTITDKIELKIKNIFEDKIVHTIIHMDPYDDSEINEIKNEY from the coding sequence TCCACCTCGGTTGCAGGCGCACTTGTTTTAATGAAAATGACAGTTGGCATCTTAAGTGGTTCTATTGCTGTTTTAGCATCTGCAATCGATAGTTTACTTGACCTTACTGTTTCATTATTTAATTATTTTGCTCTAAATACTGCAGAAAAAAATGCTGATGAGCAATTTAACTTTGGAAGAAACAAGATTGAACCACTTGCTGCTGTAATAGAAGGAACAGTTATCTCTCTATCTGCTATTTTCATACTTTATGAAGCTCTCGTTAAAATATTTCACCCAAGAGAGGTGGCATTTATGCAAAGTAGCATCTGGGTAATGTTGGTTTCTATTTTTATTACTTTTTTTTTAGTAATGTTCTTAAACTATGTTGCTAAAAAAACAAAAAATATGGTCATAAAAGCAGATGCACTTCATTACAAAACTGACCTTTTCTCAAATAGCGCAGTTCTAATTGCACTAGCTCTTATCTCAATGACAGGAGAACAATTAATAGACCCTGTTATAGGTATTGGGATAGCTATTTTTATGATTTACTCTTCTATTCCCATAATTAAAGAAGGTGTTTTAATGCTCTTAGATGCTGCTCTATCTCAAGAAGACATAGAAAACATAGAAAATATTTTAACAAATCAAGCAGATATTACTGATTATCATTTTCTTCAAACAAGGGAGTCTGGTTCACATATTTTTATTTCTGTTCATGCAGTTTTTAATGTAAGTATATCTCTATATGATGCACACACTATTACGGATAAAATAGAGCTAAAAATAAAAAATATTTTTGAAGATAAAATAGTTCATACTATAATTCATATGGACCCTTATGATGATTCAGAAATAAATGAGATAAAAAATGAGTATTAA